In one window of Chryseobacterium sp. JV274 DNA:
- the rnc gene encoding ribonuclease III yields the protein MELQKYFSKFLLKKRKRQLTEREYFLSTELKKVLGTEVQNIALYREAFSLKNSSKNQDSNYERLEFLGDSVLGTIISCHLFQTYPQANEGYLTQMKSKIVNRKNLNKLGEDLKLTNLLQKQNSSSALGENISGNLFEALIGAVYLDFHYDTCKRIILEKLLTPSEINKLENKIVSYKGLLLEWSQKKKVNIKYETCEEIQANKSVVFRCHVWLGEGKIANATETSKKKAEEKAAQRAFYILNKKENILGNSKTL from the coding sequence ATGGAGTTACAGAAATACTTTTCTAAATTCCTTCTCAAAAAAAGAAAAAGACAATTAACGGAGAGAGAGTATTTTCTCAGTACCGAGCTTAAAAAAGTGTTAGGTACAGAGGTACAGAATATAGCTCTTTACCGCGAAGCTTTTTCTTTGAAAAATTCTTCTAAAAATCAAGACAGCAACTACGAAAGGCTTGAATTTTTGGGAGATTCTGTTTTGGGTACAATTATTTCTTGTCATTTGTTCCAGACCTATCCTCAGGCTAATGAGGGATATCTGACCCAAATGAAATCTAAGATTGTTAATAGGAAAAACCTCAATAAATTAGGCGAAGACCTTAAGCTTACCAACCTTTTGCAAAAGCAAAACAGTTCTTCTGCTTTGGGCGAGAATATCTCCGGAAATTTATTCGAAGCCCTAATTGGTGCCGTTTATTTAGACTTCCATTATGATACCTGTAAAAGGATTATTTTGGAAAAATTGCTGACCCCTTCTGAAATCAATAAGCTTGAAAACAAAATTGTAAGCTATAAAGGTCTACTGCTCGAATGGAGCCAAAAGAAGAAGGTCAATATAAAATACGAAACCTGCGAAGAAATACAAGCTAATAAATCTGTGGTATTCCGATGTCACGTGTGGCTGGGTGAAGGAAAAATTGCTAATGCAACAGAAACTTCCAAGAAAAAAGCAGAGGAAAAGGCAGCACAAAGGGCATTTTATATTTTAAATAAAAAAGAAAATATACTTGGAAATTCAAAAACTTTATGA
- a CDS encoding IPExxxVDY family protein, producing the protein MEIQKLYDLDDIEFEDITIGLVRLAKDVPAHEFFYKINQANNLSFSRKKDLVFHGGYYDYFFPRFEAYHKFSRTCFTFISNKSSESKQKKVQTELFTEEENIKFLLNNQVDVEYILHSSEQFPDFSVILLPENLVFPIQDYTLSSDEELYQIIQYYE; encoded by the coding sequence TTGGAAATTCAAAAACTTTATGATCTTGATGATATAGAATTTGAAGATATTACCATAGGATTGGTAAGATTAGCAAAAGATGTACCTGCTCATGAGTTTTTTTACAAAATAAATCAAGCCAACAATCTCAGCTTTTCACGAAAAAAAGATCTTGTCTTTCATGGAGGATATTATGATTATTTTTTTCCACGATTTGAGGCCTATCACAAGTTTTCCAGGACCTGTTTTACCTTTATTTCAAATAAATCTTCTGAAAGTAAGCAAAAAAAAGTTCAGACAGAACTCTTTACAGAAGAAGAAAACATTAAATTTTTATTAAATAATCAGGTAGATGTGGAATATATTCTGCATAGTTCGGAACAGTTTCCTGATTTTTCCGTAATTTTGCTCCCTGAAAATCTTGTGTTTCCAATTCAAGATTATACACTGAGTTCTGATGAAGAACTTTATCAAATTATCCAGTATTATGAATAA